The region ACATTAAAAGCTGGCCTCCAAATTCCAACCCAGGGACGGCTGGCAGAGTAGGTGTGTGTCTTCCTCATGATGCAGGCCGGTTGAAGGCCTGAAGCCTTTGAGAACTGAAACGCAGCATCTCTTGGCTTAATGGAGTCTTCTTGACTAGTAGCTCCTTTTCAGAAGGCCCACAGGCCACAGGGTGAAGTGTGGGAGCCTTGTGGGCCACTCACCCCTGGGACAGAGAGTTGTTTTCAGCAGGGTAAGCCTCTCAAAGCCCTTTCAGAAACTCATCTCTAGCCTGCCTCTCACTACCCAGAATCTGTGTGACCTATTCAGTAGCTTCATAAGCCCCAAGGAAAGAAGTTATACTCCAGAGTTCATAGTGAATTCTCAGAATATCCACTTACCTTAAATGGAAGCCTTTCTGATACtttataaaaaagattaaaacaaaaacctgttttttaaaaatgtgaacctTCATATACATGTATTAAGCATGGCTTTTAATCCTATAGGATATAGCATGGCAAACAGGTTAGCAGAAGAGCCTCAGAGAGGGGGCTGCTGGATTTAGCTGCTCTTTGCCCCCTCCTAGCAGCCCAGAGCCTCCTCACAGGCACACCCTTCACGATGGACTCCCCGGGGTACAACTGCTTTGTGGACAAAAACAAGATGGATGCCGCCATCCAGGACCTGGGGCCCAAGGAGCTGAGCTGCACCGAACTGCAGGAGCTAAAGCAGCTGGCGCGCCAGGGCTACTGGGCCCGCAGCTACGCCCTACGGGGAAAGGTGTACCAGCGCCTGATCCGGGACATCCCTTGCCGCACAGTCACCCCCGATGCCAGTGTGTACAGTGACATTGTTGGCAAGCTCGTGGGCAAGCACAGCAGTGGCAGCCTGCCTTTGCCTGAGTTTGTGGACAACACGCAGGTGCCCAGCTACTGCCTGAACACGCGGGGCGAGGGCGCTGTGCGTAAGATCCTGCTGTGCATCGCCAACCAGTTCCCGGACATCTCCTTCTGTCCTGCCCTGCCTGCGGTCGTGGCCTTGCTGCTCCACTACAGCATCGACGAGGCCGAGTGCTTTGAGAAGGCCTGCCGCATCTTGGCCTGCAACGACCCCAGCAAGAAGCTGATTGACCAGAGCTTCCTGGCCTTCGAGTCTTCCTGCATGACGTTCGGGGACCTGGTGAACAAGTACTGCCAGGCAGCCCACAAGCTGATGGTGGCTGTGTCCGAGGACGTCCTGCAGGTATACGCGGACTGGCAGCGCTGGCTGTTTGGGGAGCTGCCCCTCAGCTACTTTGCTCGCGTCTTTGACGTCTTCCTGGTGGAAGGTTACAAGGTGCTGTACCGTGTCGCACTGGCCATCCTCAAATTCTTCCACAAGGTGAAAGCTGGGCAGCCGCTCGAGTCAGACAACGTGAAGCAGGACATCCGCACCTTTGTCAAGGACATTGCCAAGACTGTGTCTCCCGAGAAGCTGCTGGAGAAAGCATTTGCCATCCGCCTCTTCTCTCGGAAGGAGATTCAGCTCCTGCAGATGGCCAATGAGAAAGCTCTGAAGCAGAAGGGCATCACTGTCAAGCAGAAGAGGTAGGCAGGTCCCTTGGGGCCACAGGTGTGGCCAGATTCAGGGCAGGGCACCAgggcctgggtggggtggggctttGGCGGAATGCATACTGGGGGCTTGAGGTGTGAGCTTGTCCGGCCAGCCAGCTGGCCATCCATCCATGCGTAGGTAGAAAAccacaggaaaggagaaagaccTACCTGGCTATAGTCACAGGCTGCTGAAGGTACAGGGTGCTGTCCTTGGGCATGGGGCCTCTGGCTGGGATGGAAGCTGGATGCTGCCCATGGCACCAGAAGGCCCAGCAGTGAGCCAGGCTGACTCCTTGAGTCATTTTAGAGCACTTGCTCCACCACTCCAGCTCCGGGCTCTCTTGCTGGCTGTTCTCCTGGCTGCCAGGCACGGCCCCCTGGGGAGCAGGCCTGGGAAGGGCCCATGTGTCCTGAGACCTTCTCAACGGCAGGCACTGTGACGGTGCTGTAGACGTGGAGGCCTTTCTCTTGGGCCAAAGGCAGGCATGTCCTGGGCATCAGTACTTGCCACTAACCTCTccttgtctgttttatttttcttcatcttttccgTGTCCGTTGCTTCCTCCTGTTTTTCAGTGTTTCACTTTCTAAAAGGTAGGTCTGGAAACCATGTCTCCACACTTGGCTTATCTCTGTCTTCCAGCCTGGCTGTCCCAGGGCCTGGCTGTTTGCTCTGGCTCTCAGGGCTggcttctgtctttctgtctgcctggctgcctggctgcctgccTGCTGGTGCTTGGCTGGCCTTGAAGCATTGTCTTGCTGGAGTTGACTTGCTTTCTGTCCCCATTTCTGAGAAAAGGTGCTTTTGTCCCCACTGGGGCTGGGTGCTCTCCCCTCTTTGTAGCGGGATGGGAGCGGGGCTCTAGGGGACAGCTCTACCCCGTGTCTCCCTGAGGGCATCTAGAACCAGGCTCTGACCTGGCTGAATAGGTGAGAAGTTTACTTTAGTCTTGACTCCCATGAAAGGCTCTGCATACCTCCAGGGTGGGGGACTGGCCAGGGCTGGGATCAGATCTGTGCTCTGAACTTCTCCCCACTCTCCCCAGGCAGTTTGTGCACCTGGCTGTTCACGCGGAGAACTTCCACTCGGAGATTGTTAGCGTGAAGGAGATGAGAGACATCTGGTCGTGGGTCCCTGAGCGGTTCGCCCTCTGCCAGCCCCTCCTGCTCTTCTCCTCACTGCAGCACGGGTACAGCTTGACCAGGTAACGCCCAGGAGGCCGGAGGAGTCTCGGCCTGCCCTCCCAAGGCCCTGAGGCCTGGGCTCCGAGGGCCAGATGGACAGTGTGGAAGGGGTCGAGTGAGGTGAGGGGCTGCCCATCTTCTCACCCTGCCCACGCTTCCGAGAGGTCACAGTGGTAGCTGGAAATGGGCCTCTGAATGTGGGCATCCTCCCTCTTTGTGGGGGACGCTAGAATTAGGAGccccttttctgggcttttctcaCTCCTGGACCACACAAACCTCAGGGGTCCAGGCCCCCATGTAGGTAATGTGGTGATACAGGAGGCAGACTTTGCAGAGGGAGCTTTCAGAACTGTCAGAGAGGATAGCTGGAGGCAACAGGCCTTGGTCACTACTGCTCCACCCCGACTCCGTCAGTCTGTAGGCCAGGTCAGCCCTGTGGGTAGtgcctgtgccaggccctggcaaCGTCCAGGGCATTCTGGCCGGGTTCCCTCAGGGCCCACTGTCTCTCAAGGTCACTCTACCAGGTAGGACCACCCCCTTAGAGCCTTAAATGGCAGGTGGCCTCAGAAGCTCTGGCTTGGGTCACAGGTGACCCTGCAGGGATGACACAGGTGGAGCTGGCCCAGCCCACATGGCAGGTACTGTCAATGACCCCACAAACATGGCGTAGCTACAGCTGTATTTACCTGACTCTCACCTCTGCAGTGTGGGAGGCCTGCTGAGGGATGGCCTAGCAGGGCCATCAGGGATGCCAGCCAAGTCCTGGGCACCTGGCACCATCACAGTGGCAGCCTCAGGCCTCCTCACATGCTTCCTGGTGCTGCCCAGCTCCCAAGGACGTTCTGAGCTTTCCTACAGCAGGGACCTGTTCCTCTGGTTCTTGCTTCCCTGAAGCACCTGGCGTTTGGCTCTGTCCACTGTGCAGCTTCTCCTCTGCATCATACCAGGCCGAGAGTCCTGGGGCCTCTGACCGCTTGGCCTGCAGGCCTCCTGGCCAGTGCTCCATCTTAGCTGAGAAAAGTGCCCAGGCCAAGGTGTTGCAGTTCTTGCCCACAGTGCCTGGCTCTGTGAGGAGGTGAGGAAAAGCAGTTCCCAGGTTGGTCCACCCCCAGACAGCCTGAGTTTCTCAGACACTGTgggtgctggggaaggggtgcCAGGGTGATGGCTGCCATCAGGTCTGGCATGTGTGATCTCTGCCCCCAGGTTCTATTTCCAATGTGAAGGACATGAGCCCACCCTCCTGCTCATCAAGACCACGCAAAAGGAGGTGAGGAGGGACCAGAAGGAGCCTGGGCTCCTGGCCTCTGATGAGCTCTGAGGAATCTGCTGCTCTCATGCCCCAAGGAGGGTGGGTGTTCCCTTGTACCCCCAACCCAGGCTTCCTGCGCTTTGGGGTGCAGAGCAGGGCTGGCCCTCTACAGAGAGGCGAATCCAGCCTCCCCATGTGACCACCAAGTACTCAGGGCCTCCCTGTTTCCCCTGGGGGTCCAGGCCACTACTGAAACAGCCTGGCAGTTTAGAGGAGCTTTGCAGAAATGCGTCGTGAGTGAGGCCCTGCCTCTTTCTGCAGCAGCAGTGCCAGGTGAGTCGTCTGCCTTTACCTGCCTCCACCCCCTTAACGAGTAGTGCTCAAGGCCTGGCTTTCTGCAGTAGCTGGCATCTGGAAAGTACCCTGAGATGCCTCGAAAAGTCAGAGCTCACGTGCCCCCATCCTAGGGGCTTCTGCTTGCATTAGAGGCTCCTTGTTCAATGGCTCCCAGACCTACACCTGTGGGAGTTATAGGTCCCTCACCTCATTCCAGACTCTGCATCTGGGTTGCCAGCAGGAGCCTGGGCATCTGCATTATAGCAGGTGACTGATTGTCAGATACTTTGTGCAAACGCTGTGCCACTCAAAGAAGTGACTCTCTAATCGAGCATTTTGTTGGCTGATGCTGGGGTTGGGAAATGTTTCCTGAGCAGGGGTACCTCCTGAAAGTTTCCATCTGAGTCACCTCCCTGGGGCTGATGCCACAACCCGAGTGTGGACATGGAGCTTACCCCCATGCCTTAAGGCCAAGGAGGGAAATGAAAATATCCCCAGGAAGCTAATGGTGGCCGAGGCAGTCTTCCCACTCTCACTGCCAGCTCACACCTATAAACTCTGACTTTCCCATACTACTCTCCACCCCTAGCCCTCAAGTGGTGAGGGTGGGGCTGTGACAACAGTACCCCCCAGCTGTACCATGGTCCCCCAGCAGGCCCTAAGCAGGGTGCAGCCTCACCCTGAGCCTTTCTCCCCAGGTGTGTGGAGCTTACCTGTCAACAGACTGGAGTGAGAGGAATAAGTTTGGAGGCAAACTGGGCTTCTTTGGGACTGGAGAATGCTTTGTGTTTAGGGTGAGTGAGTCTCCCTGCGGGAGTTACTGGGTCGACAGGCCTGACCCCCAACCCCACGTCACCCCCACTCATGTGACCCTGTTTACTTTCGTCATAGCAGTTACCGCACAGGTACCACCCTGTTCCCTTCTGGCTGGTGATCATTAGACCATGAGTGCCATGAGAGCAGGCAGGCCTTTACCCGTGCATGCGGCGCCGTCTCCTAGCCCCTGGCTCGGGGCCTCACACGGAGAGGGTGCTGATGATGGATTGTGGGGAAAAGTGGGCAGAAGGGGCTCTGCAGGGCCGGTGCCAGCTCCTTGTGCTGCCCCTTTGCCCTCAGCTGCAGCCCGAGGTCCAACGCTATGAGTGGGTGGTCATCAAACACCCGGAGCTGACCAGGCCCGTGTCCATGGAACCCACCACCACTCCTTCCTCACTCTGCCACTCCACGTCCTCAGACCCCGCTGACCGTCTCTCGCCGTTCCTGGCTGCTCGGCACTTCAACCTACCCTCCAAGACTGAGTCCTTGTTCATGGCTGGGGGCAACGATTGCCTCATCATAGGTGGGTGCCTCCTTCCGCCTCCAGCTGGGCTCCTGCCAGCCCGGCTCCTGCCAGCCCTTGGTCACTCAGCCTGGGTGGAGGTTGCAGGGTCATGGGCAGCAAAAGCTGCTGGGCCAGCCCTTGCTGACGTGAGTGGTAGGTGCCTCACCTGAGAGACAGGCAGAGCCCCTATGATGGCAGAGGAAGAAagtgttggggggtggggcaggcacgAGAGGCGGGAACAGGGACATGAGGGTGCAGGCTGGGGAAACGGGCTCATTAGCAGATCTAGCCTAGAGCTTGGACCCCAGCTGAGGGCCAGGGGACTTTGGAGAGTGGAGGGTCAGCCCTGTGGTTTGAGAGAGGCctctggcagggctggggcagggacagCTTCAGGGCTGCCCTGTCCATGTAGAGATGctcaggagcaggaggaggagagccCCTGGGGCAGTGCTGGACAGAGGGCAGCCACTGACAGAGCATCCCACAGGTGGAGGGGGCGGCCAGGCACTGTACATCGATGGGGACCTGAACCGGGGCCGCACCGGCCACTGCGACACCTTCAACAACCAGCCGCTGTGCTCTGAGAACTTCCTCATCGCTGCTGTGGAAGCCTGGGGCTTCCAAGACCCCGACACTCAGTGACAGGCGTGAGCCTCCAGTGGCCGAGCTGCTGCCGTTGGGTATGGTGGTAGCTGGCCCCTCTCTTCAGGGAAGGGGCGGTGAATGAAGACCCCACCCCAATATACATAGGTCGCACCATCAGGATGCAGCCGGGCTCTGGGAGCGGGCTGGGCAGTGATGCCAGGGCCTCAGCTGGCCAGGCCTGTCCCTCCTGGCCCTTCTCAGACCTGCCTATATTTGCTACCATCTCTACCTTGGACTCAGGCCCTGGCTGTTGCTCTGTGTAGGTATTCTATGCCCAAGGCCTGGGAAGGGTGACATCTTGCAGCCTCTGAGCCTTAGTTCTGCGGGGGTAGGAAGGACGAGGCTGGAAAGGCAGAAGGATCCGGCCACAAAGTGTGGGTCCGTGGCACCCCCTGCTGGTGCCTCTTAGCATGGCTCCCAAGCGGGTTCTGCAGTCCCCTGCCTGGCCTGCTGCTGGCAGTTCCCTAGAGATGTATTGGTCCTGAGAAGCTGACAGGTGCCCTGGGGACTGTTGCTTGACAGGAGCATCTGCCTGGAGCTTCTGACTCAGTTCTCTCCTCCCTGTGCTGGCCTCCCGGGCCTGCCTCTTGGACAGGAACTGCAAGGTGAAAGAGAGGAGGGCAGGATTGGTACAGGGCTCTGGGTCCCTCCTGAGGGAGGCCAAGGGCCAGTGGGATGAAGGGCTGGAGGGGATGTGACGTATCCTTGTGTTTCTGCAGAGCCTGAAGCTTCTCCTGGGCCTCATTGTGTGTTATGCCTGGAGAGGCCACCAAGGGAGGGGCCCTCTGACTGACCCGAAACCAGCCAGCTCCATTTCCAGGGGCCTGCCCAGAGAAGCCTGGACCCATGGAATCTTCTTCagccctcctcctctccagcctggGGCCTCCTTAGCTCCCTGCAAGTCCCTGCAGCTGCCCCATTTTGCTGCAGTGACCTGGGCCCCAGGATCCCATCTAGACCCCTCAGGGGCAttctcctctcccagccctgccccctccccttcaCTGGGCTCCACATGCCCGTTCACTGGGGCTGcaccctccccagctccctgcccacGTGGCTCCTTCATGATTCTTCCCACTGTGTAGCACAAGTTCTCCCTCTgcgtccctctgcctccctctgccagTACTGTGGTCGGCCACAGAACGTggtttcccccaccctccctgcctggcCCTAACCTGGGCCTATGCACAGTAGGTGCCAAGTGAAGACTGGCCAGTGAGCATTGCAGGGAGCGGCCCTCTCACCCTGTGACCTCCCTCAGCTGGTCCTGAGGGCCTGGGTACCCCAGCGGGAAGAAGGGAGAAGCAGACACCCAAGCAGCTGTGCCGGGaccagggcagcctgggcca is a window of Vicugna pacos chromosome 18, VicPac4, whole genome shotgun sequence DNA encoding:
- the TBC1D24 gene encoding TBC1 domain family member 24, with protein sequence MDSPGYNCFVDKNKMDAAIQDLGPKELSCTELQELKQLARQGYWARSYALRGKVYQRLIRDIPCRTVTPDASVYSDIVGKLVGKHSSGSLPLPEFVDNTQVPSYCLNTRGEGAVRKILLCIANQFPDISFCPALPAVVALLLHYSIDEAECFEKACRILACNDPSKKLIDQSFLAFESSCMTFGDLVNKYCQAAHKLMVAVSEDVLQVYADWQRWLFGELPLSYFARVFDVFLVEGYKVLYRVALAILKFFHKVKAGQPLESDNVKQDIRTFVKDIAKTVSPEKLLEKAFAIRLFSRKEIQLLQMANEKALKQKGITVKQKRQFVHLAVHAENFHSEIVSVKEMRDIWSWVPERFALCQPLLLFSSLQHGYSLTRFYFQCEGHEPTLLLIKTTQKEVCGAYLSTDWSERNKFGGKLGFFGTGECFVFRLQPEVQRYEWVVIKHPELTRPVSMEPTTTPSSLCHSTSSDPADRLSPFLAARHFNLPSKTESLFMAGGNDCLIIGGGGGQALYIDGDLNRGRTGHCDTFNNQPLCSENFLIAAVEAWGFQDPDTQ